A region of Bacillus cabrialesii DNA encodes the following proteins:
- a CDS encoding PLP-dependent aminotransferase family protein, which produces MKNMIFAFHHDRPKYTQIYERFKALIEQGHIEANEQLPSIRELAHSLQVSRNTTLVAYDQLIAEGYIRGERRKGYFANEIEPLLCQGKETLSQNKQTETPPEALIDFRPGAVDQTHFPLAIWRRLSNQMLTLEKSYLYGEPFGEKRLREQIAAYLLESRGVQTDANSIMIGSSTQQMLIYLGQILKDDFSGIIVEDPGFSGGREAFQLQGFTLETLPVYEKGADFSVLHQMKERLIYVTPSHHSPYGVSMSIQERQALIHWAAKQDGYILEDDYDSEFRYTQQPFPALASIHSERVIYLGNFSKSFLPGIRLSYMVLPEAILQRYQRRFHQFESTASLLSQLTMAAFMKEGEWTRHIKRMRVVYKRKMQHLTATIKQHFGHHVTIIGEQSGLYILIKVHQHCSEESLIQRALEYGVKVYPTALYFVNNTPDEPLIKLGFGQLGFDDITHGVQLLKHAWGTA; this is translated from the coding sequence GTGAAAAATATGATTTTTGCTTTTCATCATGATCGTCCTAAATACACACAAATTTACGAGCGGTTTAAAGCATTAATTGAACAGGGGCATATAGAAGCGAATGAACAATTGCCCTCCATTCGCGAGCTCGCCCATTCTTTGCAGGTGAGCCGCAATACAACTTTGGTGGCCTATGATCAGCTGATAGCGGAAGGCTACATTCGAGGAGAAAGAAGAAAAGGTTATTTTGCGAATGAAATCGAACCTCTTTTATGTCAGGGGAAAGAAACACTTTCTCAAAACAAGCAAACAGAAACACCGCCGGAAGCTCTCATTGATTTTCGTCCGGGTGCTGTAGATCAAACTCATTTCCCTCTTGCAATATGGAGAAGGTTATCTAATCAAATGCTGACTTTAGAGAAGAGCTATCTATACGGGGAACCATTCGGAGAAAAACGCCTTCGTGAACAAATCGCGGCATATCTGTTAGAATCCCGCGGCGTACAAACAGATGCCAATTCAATTATGATTGGCAGCAGCACACAGCAAATGCTTATTTATCTTGGACAGATTTTAAAAGATGATTTTTCAGGCATCATCGTAGAGGATCCTGGTTTTTCCGGGGGACGGGAAGCCTTTCAGCTGCAAGGCTTTACGCTTGAAACACTGCCTGTTTATGAGAAGGGCGCTGATTTTTCAGTATTACATCAAATGAAGGAAAGACTCATCTATGTGACACCTTCTCACCACAGCCCTTATGGGGTCAGCATGTCTATTCAGGAGCGGCAGGCGCTGATTCATTGGGCGGCTAAACAAGACGGATATATTCTTGAAGATGATTATGACAGTGAATTCCGATACACACAGCAGCCTTTTCCTGCCCTAGCCTCTATTCATTCTGAAAGAGTGATTTATCTGGGGAATTTCTCAAAATCGTTTCTCCCGGGTATTCGCCTAAGCTATATGGTGCTGCCGGAGGCTATTTTACAGCGTTATCAGCGTCGATTTCATCAATTCGAAAGCACCGCTTCTTTGCTGAGCCAACTCACCATGGCAGCGTTTATGAAAGAAGGGGAATGGACCCGTCATATCAAACGGATGCGCGTGGTCTACAAACGCAAAATGCAGCACTTGACGGCAACTATAAAGCAACACTTCGGACATCACGTAACCATAATAGGCGAACAGTCCGGGTTATACATATTGATCAAGGTTCATCAGCATTGTTCTGAGGAATCGCTGATTCAGCGTGCTTTGGAGTACGGAGTAAAAGTTTATCCCACCGCGCTCTATTTCGTAAACAACACCCCTGATGAACCGCTGATTAAATTGGGGTTCGGCCAGCTTGGCTTTGATGATATCACACACGGTGTCCAGCTTTTAAAACATGCATGGGGGACGGCGTGA
- a CDS encoding thioredoxin family protein: protein MKEMTTLHSLNSIENFIKQHQFSFIYISRPGCTVCHAVLPQLRILLDQFPNITLGHINADEVEEVAGRFSVFTVPVLLLFIDGTEFLREARFVHFEQLEERLQRVYRLYEDK from the coding sequence ATGAAAGAGATGACAACATTACATTCATTGAATTCTATAGAGAATTTTATTAAACAGCACCAATTCAGTTTTATCTACATTTCAAGACCCGGCTGTACAGTATGTCACGCTGTTCTGCCGCAGCTTAGAATATTACTGGATCAGTTTCCAAACATCACATTGGGGCATATCAATGCTGACGAAGTAGAGGAGGTCGCCGGCAGATTTTCAGTCTTCACTGTCCCTGTGCTTCTTTTGTTCATTGATGGGACTGAGTTTCTGAGAGAAGCCCGTTTTGTTCATTTTGAACAGCTCGAAGAAAGGCTGCAAAGGGTTTATCGGTTATATGAAGATAAATAA
- a CDS encoding ring-cleaving dioxygenase, whose translation MAKKTMGIHHITAIVGHPQENADFYAGVLGLRLVKQTVNFDDPGTYHLYFGNEGGKPGTIITFFPWAGARQGIIGDGQVGVTSYVVPKGAMAFWEKRLEKFNVSYTKIERFGEQYLEFDDPHGLHLEIVEREEGEANTRTFGDVTPDVAIKGFGGATLLSAQPEKTGELLENIMGLERVGKEGDFVRYRSAGDIGNVIDLKLTPIGRGQMGVGTVHHIAWRANDDEDQLDWQTYIASHGYGVTPVQDRNYFNAIYFREHGEILFEIATDPPGFAHDESQETMGGKLMLPEQYEPHRAQIEQGLLPFEVRELD comes from the coding sequence ATGGCTAAAAAAACGATGGGAATTCATCATATTACAGCAATTGTCGGTCACCCTCAAGAGAATGCAGATTTCTACGCAGGAGTGCTGGGGCTGCGATTGGTCAAGCAAACGGTCAATTTTGATGATCCAGGCACGTATCATCTTTATTTTGGGAATGAAGGCGGGAAGCCGGGAACAATCATCACCTTCTTTCCGTGGGCGGGCGCCCGCCAAGGCATTATTGGAGATGGCCAGGTTGGCGTGACTTCTTATGTCGTGCCGAAGGGTGCCATGGCATTTTGGGAAAAGAGGCTTGAAAAGTTCAACGTTTCATACACAAAAATCGAGCGTTTTGGAGAACAATATCTAGAATTTGATGACCCGCATGGCTTGCATTTAGAAATCGTGGAAAGAGAAGAAGGAGAGGCCAATACGCGGACTTTCGGAGACGTAACTCCCGATGTTGCCATTAAAGGTTTTGGCGGTGCAACCCTGTTATCAGCACAGCCTGAAAAAACAGGTGAACTGCTGGAAAATATCATGGGACTGGAGCGAGTCGGCAAGGAAGGAGACTTCGTTCGTTATCGTTCTGCCGGTGATATAGGAAATGTGATTGACCTTAAGTTAACGCCTATTGGCCGGGGGCAAATGGGGGTCGGCACGGTACATCACATCGCTTGGCGCGCTAACGATGACGAAGACCAATTAGACTGGCAAACATATATTGCTTCTCACGGATATGGTGTGACACCTGTTCAGGATAGAAACTATTTTAATGCGATTTACTTCAGAGAGCATGGGGAAATCCTGTTTGAAATCGCAACGGATCCTCCGGGCTTTGCACATGATGAATCACAAGAAACAATGGGCGGAAAATTGATGCTCCCTGAGCAGTATGAACCGCACCGGGCACAAATTGAACAAGGGCTGCTGCCGTTTGAAGTGAGAGAATTAGATTGA
- a CDS encoding TetR/AcrR family transcriptional regulator, with protein sequence MKSKKGRKGEESRKRLLEAAANEFSNRGFHETKVSEIVKRAGLTQPSFYLYFQSKEAIFDELITNFHSRIKRLTESLLLENGLNTKDVSKRVLSAVETVFQCLDEDKDVTKIGFFLNPEAKQMKKDLAMVLKENLEAEQRLGYFDSELDMETVAECLIGIIEHLTDSFLLTGIKDPASLAAQVVNLLIYGMLPKGSDGR encoded by the coding sequence TTGAAAAGCAAAAAAGGACGTAAAGGGGAAGAAAGCCGGAAACGGTTACTCGAAGCTGCTGCTAATGAATTTTCAAATCGGGGATTTCATGAAACGAAAGTAAGTGAAATTGTGAAACGAGCCGGACTTACGCAGCCTTCCTTTTATCTGTACTTTCAAAGCAAAGAAGCCATTTTTGACGAGTTAATCACCAATTTTCACTCACGCATAAAAAGGCTGACAGAATCACTTCTTCTGGAAAACGGATTAAACACGAAGGATGTATCAAAACGGGTGCTGTCCGCTGTGGAAACTGTTTTTCAATGTCTGGATGAGGACAAGGATGTAACAAAGATCGGCTTTTTTCTAAACCCGGAAGCGAAGCAAATGAAAAAAGATCTGGCGATGGTTTTGAAAGAGAACTTAGAAGCAGAACAACGACTTGGTTATTTTGACTCTGAACTCGACATGGAAACGGTCGCTGAGTGTTTGATCGGCATAATCGAACATTTAACCGATTCATTTTTGTTGACCGGAATCAAAGATCCGGCAAGTCTCGCTGCCCAGGTTGTGAATCTGTTAATATACGGGATGCTTCCGAAAGGGAGTGACGGAAGATGA
- a CDS encoding DoxX family protein, with the protein MEDAGLLLIRIMIGVVFLFYGSQKLFGWFGGYGIKGTGQWFESIGVKPGNVAAALSGLGEFVSGVLFILGVFLPLGAAIITIIMLGAIVKVHGAKGFANGAGGFEYNAVLIAVSIGVALIGSGAYALHF; encoded by the coding sequence ATGGAAGATGCAGGACTGTTGCTTATTCGGATTATGATTGGTGTGGTATTCCTGTTTTATGGATCACAAAAATTATTCGGCTGGTTTGGCGGATACGGGATTAAAGGAACCGGACAATGGTTCGAGTCAATTGGTGTTAAACCAGGTAACGTCGCGGCCGCTTTATCAGGTCTTGGGGAATTCGTAAGCGGAGTTTTATTTATTTTAGGTGTATTCCTCCCGCTTGGAGCTGCTATCATAACGATCATTATGTTAGGTGCCATTGTAAAAGTACATGGAGCGAAAGGATTTGCGAACGGTGCGGGCGGTTTTGAATATAACGCGGTGCTGATTGCAGTCTCCATCGGGGTTGCGCTCATCGGTTCAGGGGCTTACGCTTTGCATTTTTAA
- a CDS encoding spore germination protein translates to MPYQINIANIKVNGVTQNGNIDVGPTVHNSHTANSKYFGANFSLGDFSPSSSLLNTANLDTDISDQDQIGNPSAPISNQI, encoded by the coding sequence ATGCCATACCAAATTAACATCGCAAATATTAAGGTAAACGGCGTCACACAAAACGGAAATATCGATGTCGGCCCAACTGTACACAACAGCCATACAGCGAACAGCAAATACTTTGGGGCAAACTTTTCTCTAGGGGATTTTTCGCCTTCTTCTTCTCTATTAAACACTGCTAATCTTGATACTGATATCAGTGACCAAGACCAAATTGGAAACCCTTCTGCACCGATTTCAAATCAAATTTAA
- a CDS encoding spore germination protein, with amino-acid sequence MPSTVINLYYLKINSISGNGSITIGEAAHNSHTANNKSQGINSSFGDTSPAESIMENFLNDPDVNDQTEIGNSDNSYVNAPPLPVPPILD; translated from the coding sequence ATGCCGTCTACAGTAATCAACCTATATTATTTAAAGATCAACAGCATTTCGGGCAATGGTTCAATTACAATAGGTGAAGCCGCGCATAACAGCCATACCGCCAATAATAAATCTCAAGGGATCAACTCCTCTTTCGGTGATACGTCACCTGCAGAATCAATCATGGAAAACTTCTTAAATGACCCTGATGTAAATGATCAGACAGAAATCGGAAACTCTGATAATTCCTATGTAAATGCTCCTCCGCTGCCAGTACCGCCAATATTAGATTAA
- a CDS encoding spore germination protein, producing the protein MMRCPVYIRSISGNSVFNNGSAFSISPFSVSKTTEGAGENNRGMVFERILFSQTSSANSQAVNQNITNAIQELINQILA; encoded by the coding sequence ATGATGAGATGCCCAGTTTATATTCGGTCGATATCCGGAAACAGCGTGTTCAATAATGGATCTGCATTTTCCATCAGCCCGTTCTCTGTGTCTAAAACAACAGAGGGTGCCGGAGAGAACAATAGAGGGATGGTTTTTGAACGCATCCTTTTCAGTCAAACAAGCTCCGCAAACAGTCAAGCCGTTAATCAAAATATCACAAATGCGATCCAAGAACTGATCAACCAGATTTTAGCGTGA
- a CDS encoding DoxX family protein yields the protein MIFVIMKVGLAAFMLAGGIIKVFRVPFQVEHWRHYQYPLWFLTVTGILEIAGALAMTAGIWNRYAAFGAGALFVVLMAGAVHAHMLRARQSVLMTIPAMICLIVSVMIMIREFM from the coding sequence ATGATATTTGTGATTATGAAAGTCGGTTTGGCAGCTTTTATGCTTGCGGGAGGCATCATAAAGGTGTTCCGTGTTCCTTTTCAAGTAGAGCATTGGCGGCATTATCAATATCCATTATGGTTTCTTACAGTTACTGGAATTCTTGAAATAGCCGGGGCGCTTGCCATGACAGCGGGAATTTGGAATCGGTATGCAGCGTTTGGGGCAGGCGCACTGTTTGTCGTTCTCATGGCGGGAGCGGTTCATGCGCACATGTTACGAGCGCGCCAATCGGTTCTCATGACGATCCCTGCCATGATTTGTTTGATTGTTTCTGTCATGATCATGATTAGAGAGTTCATGTAA
- a CDS encoding cation diffusion facilitator family transporter, producing the protein MASEREKISKKVALIALIANLILMAGKVFFGLIGDSEAVFADGIHSAADVVASIAVLAVIGISNKPPDQDHPFGHGKAEVISEAIVGMILVLVSVYILIEAILSFVEGPGVPQYSALFAALISYVAKQILYHYSIKQGEKWNSKAIIAIAYDHKGDIVASLAAFIGVLLAIIGNTRGWSYLLYADAIASAIVAYLIFKISMELIRPSVDVLMEKSVDPKLIEEYKAVILHCQEVKRLDKIRAREHGHYKLLDVRLSLDHDLTIKQGHDIAREIRNEIKRQFSDVEEVLIHVNPYFEE; encoded by the coding sequence ATGGCAAGTGAAAGAGAAAAAATAAGCAAAAAAGTTGCCTTGATTGCATTGATAGCCAATCTGATCTTAATGGCGGGAAAGGTCTTCTTTGGACTGATAGGCGATAGTGAAGCCGTTTTTGCAGACGGAATACATTCCGCAGCGGATGTCGTGGCTTCAATTGCTGTCCTGGCCGTGATCGGCATTTCCAATAAGCCGCCTGATCAAGACCATCCTTTTGGGCATGGCAAAGCTGAGGTCATCAGTGAAGCGATTGTAGGAATGATATTAGTACTCGTTTCCGTTTATATTCTAATAGAAGCGATTTTGTCCTTTGTTGAAGGGCCGGGTGTTCCACAATACAGCGCATTGTTTGCAGCTCTGATTTCCTACGTGGCTAAGCAGATCTTATATCATTATTCCATAAAACAAGGGGAAAAATGGAACAGCAAAGCGATTATAGCGATTGCATACGATCATAAAGGCGATATCGTGGCCTCTCTTGCCGCTTTTATCGGCGTCCTATTGGCGATTATCGGAAACACCCGCGGATGGTCCTATCTGTTGTACGCCGATGCCATTGCCAGTGCAATTGTTGCTTACCTCATTTTTAAGATTTCAATGGAATTAATCAGGCCGTCTGTTGATGTTCTTATGGAGAAAAGTGTTGATCCCAAGCTGATAGAGGAATATAAAGCTGTTATTTTGCATTGTCAAGAAGTCAAACGGCTCGATAAAATCCGCGCGCGCGAACATGGCCACTATAAATTGCTCGATGTCCGTTTATCTTTGGATCATGATTTGACGATTAAGCAGGGACATGATATTGCCCGCGAAATTCGAAATGAAATCAAAAGACAGTTTTCGGATGTTGAAGAAGTGCTCATCCATGTCAATCCTTATTTTGAAGAATGA
- a CDS encoding FMN-binding negative transcriptional regulator, whose product MFIPAPFKLNESEAYDVIRENGFATLFSTHEGLPFATHLPLLMSADKACLYGHFALQNPHWKDIGGQTVLAVFHGPHCYISPSWYETNKAVPTWNYVAVHVYGEVELLEDEELEDSMNDLVLKYETPDSSYKLDDIDPAFLAGLHKGVKGFKISISKIEGKAKLSQNHSLLRQTLVMNQLNQIPHTDEQRIASLMKEHINIKQGEGLDK is encoded by the coding sequence ATGTTTATCCCTGCCCCATTTAAACTTAACGAATCAGAGGCTTATGATGTCATCCGGGAAAACGGTTTTGCAACGTTGTTCTCGACGCATGAAGGCCTGCCGTTTGCAACCCACTTGCCGCTGTTGATGAGTGCTGACAAAGCCTGCTTGTATGGCCATTTTGCTTTGCAGAATCCTCACTGGAAGGACATTGGCGGCCAGACCGTTTTAGCTGTTTTTCACGGCCCCCATTGTTATATCTCGCCATCATGGTACGAGACAAACAAAGCTGTTCCGACATGGAATTACGTGGCGGTTCACGTTTATGGAGAAGTGGAGCTTTTAGAGGATGAAGAACTGGAAGACTCTATGAATGACTTGGTATTAAAGTATGAAACACCGGACAGCTCGTACAAATTAGATGATATTGACCCTGCATTTTTGGCGGGCTTACATAAAGGAGTAAAAGGGTTCAAAATCAGCATAAGCAAAATAGAGGGGAAAGCGAAGCTGAGCCAAAATCATTCACTATTACGGCAAACGTTAGTAATGAATCAGCTCAATCAGATCCCGCATACCGATGAACAGAGAATCGCAAGTTTAATGAAAGAACATATCAATATAAAACAGGGAGAAGGCTTGGACAAATAG
- the cotP gene encoding spore coat protein CotP — MNIEKMRKWLEITNEYKQSDFWTNVLKYKAPEQFFDSKAYMLVYDFYQDEEYNFIIVEIPGVYEEELTIRLLTKTQLLIKGTITPVFPAEMEVQRERYYGAIERTIQLPEAAESHLLQFQMLNGLLHISYPRQVENIAYTKGL; from the coding sequence ATGAATATCGAAAAAATGCGAAAGTGGCTTGAGATTACGAATGAATATAAGCAAAGTGACTTTTGGACAAATGTGCTCAAATATAAAGCTCCGGAACAATTTTTTGATTCCAAAGCTTATATGCTCGTTTATGACTTTTATCAAGATGAAGAATATAATTTTATCATTGTGGAAATTCCCGGTGTATATGAGGAGGAATTAACGATCCGCTTACTTACTAAAACCCAGCTGCTGATCAAAGGAACAATCACGCCTGTTTTCCCAGCCGAAATGGAGGTGCAACGTGAACGGTATTACGGCGCAATTGAGCGAACGATTCAGCTTCCTGAAGCCGCTGAATCTCATTTATTACAGTTTCAGATGTTAAACGGCCTTCTGCACATTTCGTACCCAAGACAAGTCGAAAACATTGCGTACACTAAAGGGCTTTAA
- a CDS encoding spore germination protein: MRSQINISHLTINGITQNANADIGQNLQNSHTANSKNYGMNFTLGDYSPSASIIISASFGDDKSDQGQSDSLSSPSEK, translated from the coding sequence ATGCGTTCTCAAATCAATATCTCACATCTCACGATAAACGGAATCACACAAAACGCTAATGCCGATATTGGACAAAACTTGCAAAACAGCCATACGGCGAACAGCAAGAATTACGGAATGAACTTTACACTAGGAGATTACTCCCCTTCTGCTTCTATTATCATTTCAGCAAGTTTTGGTGATGATAAAAGTGATCAAGGGCAGAGTGATAGCCTTTCTTCCCCTAGTGAAAAATAA
- a CDS encoding nitroreductase family protein — protein MAEFVQLVNERRSASNFLPGHPITKDELNEMFELVALAPSAFNLQHTKYVTVLDPDVKGKLQQAANGQYKVFSSSAVLLVLGDKQAYQQAADIYEGLKMLGILNKQEYDHMVQDTVSFYENRGEPFKRDEAIRNASLSAMMFMLSAKEKGWDTCPMIGFDAEAVKQILNIDDQFEVVMMITIGKEKTESRRPRGYRKPVNEFVEYI, from the coding sequence ATGGCTGAATTTGTACAGTTAGTGAATGAAAGAAGATCTGCAAGCAACTTCCTTCCAGGTCATCCAATCACGAAAGATGAACTCAACGAAATGTTTGAATTGGTTGCGCTGGCTCCATCAGCTTTTAATTTGCAGCATACAAAATATGTGACGGTTCTTGATCCGGATGTAAAAGGCAAGCTGCAGCAGGCCGCAAACGGACAATATAAAGTGTTTAGCTCATCTGCGGTTCTTTTGGTTTTAGGCGATAAGCAGGCATATCAGCAAGCAGCGGACATCTATGAAGGATTAAAGATGTTGGGGATATTAAATAAGCAAGAGTACGATCACATGGTTCAAGACACCGTTTCGTTTTATGAAAACAGGGGAGAACCATTTAAGAGAGATGAGGCGATAAGGAATGCTTCACTTTCTGCGATGATGTTTATGCTGAGCGCTAAGGAAAAAGGCTGGGACACCTGTCCTATGATCGGGTTTGATGCTGAAGCCGTGAAGCAGATTTTGAATATAGACGATCAATTTGAGGTTGTCATGATGATTACAATTGGGAAAGAAAAAACAGAGAGCAGAAGGCCGCGCGGCTACCGGAAGCCTGTGAATGAGTTTGTTGAGTATATCTAA